From one Nocardioides scoriae genomic stretch:
- a CDS encoding acyl-CoA carboxylase subunit epsilon: protein MTATESDPAASPPETPLLRVVTGDPTDEELAALVAVVSALAGAARPPAGPPRRPEWSARHRLVRGVHRHGPGAWRASAR from the coding sequence GTGACGGCCACCGAGAGCGACCCGGCAGCCTCCCCTCCGGAGACGCCGCTGCTGCGCGTCGTGACGGGCGACCCCACCGACGAGGAGCTGGCCGCGCTGGTCGCGGTCGTCTCCGCGCTGGCCGGTGCCGCCCGGCCGCCCGCGGGCCCGCCGCGGCGGCCCGAGTGGTCGGCCCGCCACCGGCTGGTGCGCGGCGTGCACCGCCACGGACCCGGCGCGTGGCGCGCCAGCGCCCGCTGA
- a CDS encoding ATP-binding protein → MPEGDPEATPTAARTRVVVLAGPSGSGKSRLAGRLGLPVLRLDDFYREGDDPALPRLDLAGGEPIVDWDHPDSWHHDAAVAAVEELCATGRTDAPVYDLATSSTTGHHVLDLGGSAWFVAEGIFAQEVVAECERRGLLGAAYCVTQAPLTTFWRRLSRDLREHRKPPLVLVRRGLHLLRAQRAVVEDARAKGCSVRSPRAAHAEIARLVG, encoded by the coding sequence GTGCCCGAGGGCGACCCCGAGGCGACCCCGACGGCGGCGCGCACGCGCGTGGTCGTGCTGGCCGGCCCGTCGGGCTCCGGCAAGTCGCGGCTCGCCGGGCGGCTGGGCCTGCCGGTGCTGCGCCTGGACGACTTCTACCGCGAGGGCGACGACCCGGCGCTGCCCCGCCTCGACCTGGCCGGCGGCGAGCCGATCGTCGACTGGGACCACCCCGACTCGTGGCACCACGACGCGGCGGTCGCGGCGGTCGAGGAGCTGTGCGCGACCGGGCGCACCGACGCCCCCGTCTACGACCTCGCCACCAGCTCGACCACGGGGCACCACGTGCTCGACCTGGGCGGGTCGGCGTGGTTCGTGGCCGAGGGCATCTTCGCCCAGGAGGTCGTGGCCGAGTGCGAGCGGCGGGGCCTGCTCGGCGCGGCGTACTGCGTGACCCAGGCGCCGCTGACCACCTTCTGGCGCCGGCTCTCCCGCGACCTGCGCGAGCACCGCAAGCCGCCGCTAGTCCTGGTGCGACGCGGCCTGCACCTGCTCCGCGCGCAGCGCGCCGTCGTCGAGGACGCCCGCGCCAAGGGGTGCTCGGTCCGCTCCCCGCGGGCGGCGCACGCCGAGATCGCGCGGCTGGTGGGCTGA
- a CDS encoding aldehyde dehydrogenase family protein, giving the protein MTRAEVRKTYKLYVGGAFPRSESGRSYAVTDAKGRFWANASHASRKDARDAVVAARAAFAGWSGRTAYNRGQVVYRIAEVLEGRRDQFEAELRTAEGINASRARTYVDASIDRLVWYAGWSDKIAQVVGSANPVAGPYLNHSAPEPTGVVAVVAPAGPLLGLVSVVAPVIATGNTCVVVASEPHPLTAITLGEVMATSDVPGGVVNLLTGPQAEIAPWLASHMDVNAIDLTGVTDPDLARELEVAAADNLKRVRRPREEDLLATPGLDRLTDFLETKTVWHPMGL; this is encoded by the coding sequence ATGACCCGCGCCGAGGTCCGCAAGACCTACAAGCTCTACGTCGGCGGAGCGTTCCCCCGCTCCGAGTCCGGCCGCTCGTACGCCGTCACCGACGCCAAGGGACGCTTCTGGGCCAACGCCTCGCACGCGTCGCGCAAGGACGCCCGCGACGCCGTCGTGGCCGCCCGGGCGGCCTTCGCCGGGTGGTCCGGCCGCACGGCGTACAACCGGGGCCAGGTGGTCTACCGGATCGCCGAGGTGCTCGAGGGCCGCCGCGACCAGTTCGAGGCGGAGCTGCGCACCGCGGAGGGCATCAACGCCTCCCGGGCGCGGACCTACGTCGACGCGTCGATCGACCGCCTCGTCTGGTACGCCGGGTGGTCGGACAAGATCGCGCAGGTCGTCGGCAGCGCCAACCCGGTCGCCGGCCCCTACCTCAACCACTCGGCGCCCGAGCCGACCGGCGTCGTGGCCGTCGTGGCCCCGGCCGGCCCGCTGCTCGGCCTGGTCAGCGTGGTCGCCCCGGTCATCGCGACCGGCAACACCTGCGTCGTCGTCGCCAGCGAGCCCCACCCGCTGACGGCGATCACCCTCGGCGAGGTGATGGCCACCTCCGACGTCCCCGGCGGCGTGGTCAACCTGCTGACCGGCCCGCAGGCCGAGATCGCCCCGTGGCTGGCCTCCCACATGGACGTCAACGCGATCGACCTCACCGGCGTCACCGACCCCGACCTCGCCCGCGAGCTCGAGGTGGCCGCCGCCGACAACCTCAAGCGCGTGCGCCGCCCGCGCGAGGAGGACCTGCTGGCGACCCCCGGCCTGGACCGCCTCACCGACTTCCTCGAGACCAAGACGGTCTGGCACCCGATGGGCCTCTGA
- a CDS encoding acyl-CoA carboxylase subunit beta, producing the protein MSAQPGEGTDVPDDIDIHTTAGKLADLDRRVDEAVHAGSAKAVEKQHAKGKKTARERIEALFDEGSFVELDELARHRSVAFGLEKNRPYGDGVITGYGTVDGRQVCVFSQDFTVFGGSLGEVYGEKITKVMDLAMKTGCPIIGINEGAGARIQEGVVSLGLYGEIFRRNVHASGVIPQISLIMGSCAGGHVYSPAVTDFTIMVDGTSNMFITGPDVIKTVTGEDVTMEELGGARAHNTKSGNAHYMGSDEDDALEYTKALLSYLPQNNMDEAPSYDDPADLEVSETDQALDTVIPDGANQPYDMKTVIEAVLDDGEFLEVMELFAPNIVVGYGRVEGKSVGVVANQPMQFAGTLDIDASEKAARFVRTCDAFNIPVLTFVDVPGFLPGTDQEWNGIIRRGAKLIYAYAEATVPLVTIITRKAYGGAYDVMGSKHLGADINLAWPTAQIAVMGAQGAANIVYRKELKALADDGGDVEQRRAELIAEYEDTLANPYVAAERGYVDAVITPHETRREVVRALRLLASKRATLPPKKHGNIPL; encoded by the coding sequence TTGAGCGCACAACCGGGTGAGGGCACGGACGTCCCCGACGACATCGACATCCACACCACGGCCGGCAAGCTGGCCGACCTCGACCGCCGCGTCGACGAGGCCGTCCACGCGGGCTCGGCCAAGGCGGTGGAGAAGCAGCACGCCAAGGGCAAGAAGACCGCCCGCGAGCGCATCGAGGCGCTCTTCGACGAGGGCTCCTTCGTCGAGCTCGACGAGCTGGCCCGGCACCGCTCGGTGGCCTTCGGCCTGGAGAAGAACCGGCCCTACGGCGACGGCGTCATCACCGGCTACGGCACGGTCGACGGCCGCCAGGTGTGCGTGTTCTCCCAGGACTTCACCGTCTTCGGCGGCTCGCTCGGCGAGGTCTACGGCGAGAAGATCACCAAGGTGATGGACCTCGCCATGAAGACCGGCTGCCCCATCATCGGCATCAACGAGGGGGCCGGCGCGCGGATCCAGGAGGGCGTCGTCTCCCTGGGCCTGTACGGCGAGATCTTCCGCCGCAACGTGCACGCCTCGGGCGTGATCCCGCAGATCAGCCTCATCATGGGCTCCTGCGCCGGCGGCCACGTCTACTCCCCCGCCGTCACCGACTTCACGATCATGGTCGACGGCACCTCCAACATGTTCATCACCGGTCCCGACGTCATCAAGACCGTCACCGGCGAGGACGTCACCATGGAGGAGCTCGGCGGCGCCCGGGCCCACAACACCAAGTCGGGCAACGCCCACTACATGGGCTCCGACGAGGACGACGCGCTGGAGTACACCAAGGCGCTGCTGTCCTACCTGCCGCAGAACAACATGGACGAGGCCCCGTCGTACGACGACCCCGCCGACCTCGAGGTCTCCGAGACCGACCAGGCCCTCGACACCGTCATCCCCGACGGCGCCAACCAGCCCTACGACATGAAGACCGTCATCGAGGCCGTCCTCGACGACGGCGAGTTCCTCGAGGTGATGGAGCTCTTCGCGCCCAACATCGTCGTCGGCTACGGCCGGGTCGAGGGGAAGTCCGTCGGGGTGGTGGCCAACCAGCCGATGCAGTTCGCCGGCACCCTCGACATCGACGCCTCCGAGAAGGCCGCCCGCTTCGTGCGGACCTGCGACGCCTTCAACATCCCGGTGCTCACCTTCGTCGACGTGCCCGGCTTCCTGCCCGGCACCGACCAGGAGTGGAACGGCATCATCCGCCGCGGCGCGAAGCTGATCTACGCGTACGCCGAGGCGACCGTCCCGCTCGTCACGATCATCACCCGCAAGGCCTACGGCGGGGCGTACGACGTGATGGGCTCCAAGCACCTCGGCGCCGACATCAACCTCGCCTGGCCGACCGCCCAGATCGCCGTCATGGGCGCCCAGGGCGCGGCCAACATCGTCTACCGCAAGGAGCTCAAGGCGCTCGCCGACGACGGCGGCGACGTCGAGCAGCGGCGCGCCGAGCTGATCGCGGAGTACGAGGACACGCTGGCCAACCCGTACGTCGCCGCCGAGCGCGGCTACGTCGACGCGGTCATCACGCCCCACGAGACCCGCCGCGAGGTCGTCCGCGCGCTGCGGCTGCTGGCCTCCAAGCGGGCCACGCTGCCCCCCAAGAAGCACGGGAACATCCCGCTGTGA
- a CDS encoding adenosine deaminase — MAEPTALTSDLIRSVPKVLLHDHLDGGLRPATVLELADEVGHPLPADDAGSLGRWFTESADSGSLPRYLETFDHTVAVMQRADHLARVARECVEDLADDGVVYAEVRYAPEQHLGGGLTLEEVVRAVQEGLDEGMAARAGGPGRPVVVRQLLTAMRHAARSREIAELAVAHRDDGVVGFDIAGAEAGYPPTRHLDAFEHMKRSNAHFTIHAGEAFGLPSIWEALQWCGADRLGHGVRLVDDIELGEAGVASAVDDVRLGRLASYVRDRRVPLELCPHSNVQTGAAASIAEHPIGLLARLRFRVTVNTDNRLMSGTSMTREMQALVDAFGWDLGDLRWVTVNAMKSAFAHFDQRLRLIEEVIKPGYAEAGLV, encoded by the coding sequence ATGGCCGAACCTACCGCCCTCACGAGCGACCTCATCCGGTCCGTCCCGAAGGTCCTGCTGCACGACCACCTCGACGGCGGGCTGCGGCCCGCGACCGTCCTCGAGCTCGCCGACGAGGTCGGCCACCCGCTCCCGGCCGACGACGCCGGGTCGCTGGGACGGTGGTTCACCGAGTCCGCCGACAGCGGCTCGCTGCCCCGCTACCTCGAGACCTTCGACCACACCGTCGCGGTGATGCAGCGCGCCGACCACCTGGCGCGGGTGGCGCGCGAGTGCGTCGAGGACCTCGCCGACGACGGGGTGGTGTACGCCGAGGTGCGCTACGCCCCCGAGCAGCACCTGGGCGGCGGCCTCACCCTCGAGGAGGTCGTGCGGGCCGTGCAGGAGGGCCTCGACGAGGGCATGGCGGCGCGTGCCGGCGGGCCCGGTCGGCCGGTCGTGGTGCGCCAGCTGCTGACCGCGATGCGCCACGCCGCCCGCTCGCGCGAGATCGCCGAGCTGGCCGTGGCCCACCGCGACGACGGCGTCGTGGGCTTCGACATCGCCGGCGCCGAGGCGGGCTACCCGCCCACCCGCCACCTCGACGCCTTCGAGCACATGAAGCGCAGCAACGCCCACTTCACGATCCACGCCGGCGAGGCGTTCGGGCTGCCCTCGATCTGGGAGGCGCTGCAGTGGTGCGGCGCCGACCGGCTCGGGCACGGCGTCCGGTTGGTCGACGACATCGAGCTGGGGGAGGCGGGCGTGGCCTCGGCCGTCGACGACGTGCGCCTGGGGCGCCTGGCCAGCTACGTCCGCGACAGGCGGGTCCCGCTCGAGCTGTGCCCCCACTCCAACGTGCAGACGGGGGCCGCCGCCTCGATTGCCGAGCACCCGATCGGCCTGCTCGCGAGGCTGCGCTTCCGGGTCACCGTCAACACCGACAACCGGCTGATGAGCGGCACCTCCATGACGCGCGAGATGCAGGCGCTCGTCGACGCCTTCGGCTGGGACCTGGGCGACCTGCGCTGGGTCACCGTCAACGCGATGAAGTCGGCCTTCGCGCACTTCGACCAGCGGCTGCGGCTGATCGAGGAGGTCATCAAGCCGGGGTACGCCGAGGCCGGGCTGGTCTGA
- a CDS encoding OsmC family protein produces MPTRSARTAWNGSLETGSGQVELTSSGVGTYDVSFPKRAADDAGGTTSPEELIAAAHSACYAMQFSALIAEAGGTPQSLEVTADVSLGPDKDNGGFKLTGITLHVTGEVEGLDAAGFEKAAQDAKASCPVSKALTGVEITLDASLEG; encoded by the coding sequence ATGCCTACTCGCTCCGCACGCACCGCTTGGAACGGCTCCCTCGAGACCGGCTCCGGCCAGGTCGAGCTCACCAGCTCCGGCGTCGGCACCTACGACGTCTCCTTCCCCAAGCGGGCCGCTGACGACGCCGGCGGCACCACCAGCCCCGAGGAGCTCATCGCCGCGGCCCACTCGGCCTGCTACGCGATGCAGTTCTCCGCGCTGATTGCCGAGGCCGGCGGCACCCCGCAGTCGCTCGAGGTCACCGCCGACGTCTCGCTCGGCCCGGACAAGGACAACGGCGGCTTCAAGCTGACCGGCATCACCCTCCACGTGACCGGCGAGGTCGAGGGCCTCGACGCCGCCGGCTTCGAGAAGGCCGCCCAGGACGCCAAGGCCAGCTGCCCCGTCAGCAAGGCCCTGACCGGCGTGGAGATCACCCTCGACGCCTCGCTCGAGGGCTGA
- a CDS encoding helix-turn-helix transcriptional regulator: MDVIDHGRALGETAEIRGLRQQTESVLALVAEAAATARPEGEPTEVRPLVGLAALIGELRRLEPQVRRSSWVMQPQYAYDPEDPGIELTRQARSRGVDDRLITRPATLRTHPLLPSIFPHALVGPVFLRAMVIDDRLALIGGPDDAFGNRVSWRTTSREIVDAVLALWHDTAAHCRPVLEPHQQPPLTLRQLDVARLLCVGEKDKAIARLLDLSARTVEREVSAILRSLGASSRTEAVLLMRGRGVNGGWSDHDGAEG, encoded by the coding sequence ATGGACGTCATCGACCACGGTCGCGCTCTCGGCGAGACGGCGGAGATCCGAGGGCTGCGACAGCAGACCGAGTCCGTGCTCGCGCTCGTCGCCGAGGCGGCCGCCACGGCCCGCCCCGAGGGGGAGCCGACCGAGGTCCGGCCGCTGGTCGGGCTGGCCGCCCTCATCGGTGAGCTGCGACGGCTCGAGCCGCAGGTCAGGCGCAGCTCGTGGGTGATGCAGCCGCAGTACGCCTACGACCCCGAGGACCCGGGCATCGAGCTGACGCGCCAGGCGCGCTCCCGCGGTGTCGACGACCGCCTGATCACCCGCCCCGCGACGCTGCGCACCCACCCGCTGCTGCCCTCGATCTTCCCGCACGCGCTGGTCGGACCGGTCTTCCTGCGCGCGATGGTCATCGACGACCGGCTCGCGCTCATCGGCGGTCCCGACGACGCCTTCGGCAACCGCGTCTCGTGGCGCACGACCTCCCGCGAGATCGTCGATGCCGTGCTGGCCCTGTGGCACGACACGGCCGCGCACTGCCGTCCCGTCCTCGAGCCCCACCAGCAGCCGCCGCTGACCCTGCGCCAGCTCGACGTCGCCCGGCTGCTGTGCGTGGGCGAGAAGGACAAGGCCATCGCCCGGCTGCTCGACCTCTCGGCCCGCACCGTCGAGCGCGAGGTGAGCGCGATCCTGCGCAGCCTCGGGGCCAGCAGCCGCACCGAGGCCGTGCTGCTGATGCGCGGGCGTGGCGTCAACGGCGGCTGGTCGGACCACGACGGCGCCGAGGGCTGA
- a CDS encoding acyl-CoA dehydrogenase family protein, whose translation MTFELSEDHETFRRVVRDFAEKEIAPHAAQWDRDHHFPVDVVAAMGELGLFGLTAPEEFGGAGEDGDFTSLCVAIEEIGRVDQSLGITLQAGVGLGINPILTYGTQEQKERWLPELVAGTKLAGFGLTEPGAGSDAGATRTRAELDGDHWVVNGSKQFITNSGSSVTSLVTVTARTGERPDGRPEISAIMLPSGTPGFVAEKAYDKLGWHASDTHPLSFADARVPADHLLGERGRGYAQFLATLDDGRVAISALSVGCIQACLDMSLAYAADRQTFGGPIGRKQGVAFQIADLEVMLHASRGLTYRAAALKDSGAPVKEFKQAAAVAKLYSTESAVTATRIATQVFGGYGFMEEYPVARFYRDAKVLEIGEGTSEVQRMLIARGLGLPVE comes from the coding sequence ATGACCTTCGAGCTCTCCGAGGACCACGAGACGTTCCGCCGCGTCGTGCGCGACTTCGCCGAGAAGGAGATCGCACCCCACGCCGCCCAGTGGGACCGCGACCACCACTTCCCGGTCGACGTCGTGGCCGCGATGGGCGAGCTGGGACTCTTCGGCCTCACCGCCCCGGAGGAGTTCGGCGGCGCGGGCGAGGACGGCGACTTCACGTCGCTGTGCGTGGCCATCGAGGAGATCGGCCGGGTCGACCAGTCGCTCGGCATCACGCTCCAGGCCGGCGTGGGCCTGGGGATCAACCCGATCCTCACCTACGGCACCCAGGAGCAGAAGGAGCGCTGGCTGCCCGAGCTCGTCGCCGGCACGAAGCTGGCGGGCTTCGGCCTCACCGAGCCGGGCGCCGGCTCCGACGCCGGCGCCACCCGCACCCGCGCCGAGCTCGACGGCGACCACTGGGTCGTCAACGGCTCCAAGCAGTTCATCACCAACTCGGGCTCCTCGGTCACCTCGCTGGTCACCGTCACCGCCCGCACCGGCGAGCGGCCCGACGGCCGCCCCGAGATCTCCGCGATCATGCTGCCCTCCGGCACGCCCGGCTTCGTGGCCGAGAAGGCCTACGACAAGCTCGGCTGGCACGCCTCCGACACCCACCCGCTGTCGTTCGCCGACGCCCGGGTGCCCGCCGACCACCTGCTCGGCGAGCGCGGCCGCGGCTACGCGCAGTTCCTCGCCACCCTCGACGACGGCCGCGTCGCCATCAGCGCCCTCTCGGTCGGCTGCATCCAGGCCTGCCTCGACATGTCGCTGGCGTACGCCGCCGACCGCCAGACCTTCGGCGGCCCCATCGGTCGCAAGCAGGGCGTCGCCTTCCAGATCGCCGACCTCGAGGTGATGCTCCACGCCAGCCGGGGCCTCACCTACCGCGCCGCCGCCCTCAAGGACTCCGGCGCCCCGGTGAAGGAGTTCAAGCAGGCCGCCGCCGTCGCGAAGCTCTACTCCACCGAGTCGGCCGTCACCGCCACCCGGATCGCCACCCAGGTCTTCGGCGGCTACGGCTTCATGGAGGAGTACCCCGTCGCCCGCTTCTACCGCGACGCCAAGGTCCTCGAGATCGGCGAGGGCACCTCCGAGGTCCAGCGGATGCTGATCGCGCGGGGGTTGGGGCTCCCGGTCGAGTGA
- a CDS encoding MarR family winged helix-turn-helix transcriptional regulator produces MTSAPEVRGLDDLLCFDLYAATRAVTAYYRPLLEELGLTYPQYLVLVSLRPGRPVTVKQVAADLALDHGTLTPLLRRMEAAGLLTRERNAADKRQVVVTLTDAGERLRLRFDDVQCAVSEAIGLAPAEFLQLQESLARLTGAVREATAARGRQQADVSDR; encoded by the coding sequence GTGACGTCTGCACCCGAGGTGAGGGGTCTCGACGACCTGCTCTGCTTCGACCTGTACGCCGCGACGCGCGCCGTCACGGCGTACTACCGGCCGCTGCTGGAGGAGCTGGGGCTCACCTACCCGCAGTACCTCGTGCTGGTCAGCCTCCGGCCCGGCCGTCCGGTGACGGTCAAGCAGGTCGCGGCCGACCTGGCGCTCGACCACGGCACCCTCACGCCGCTGCTGCGCCGCATGGAGGCGGCCGGGCTGCTGACCCGCGAGCGCAACGCGGCCGACAAGCGCCAGGTGGTCGTCACGCTCACCGACGCGGGGGAGCGGCTGCGGCTGCGCTTCGACGACGTGCAGTGCGCGGTCAGCGAGGCCATCGGCCTCGCGCCGGCGGAGTTCCTGCAGCTGCAGGAGTCCCTGGCCCGGCTGACCGGTGCCGTGCGCGAGGCGACGGCAGCGCGCGGTCGCCAGCAGGCCGACGTTAGCGATCGCTAA
- the deoC gene encoding deoxyribose-phosphate aldolase, with amino-acid sequence MTFTDSRASSPSGPLVGHLADATTSEAALRQFLHGLPGVDQVGAEQRAAGLGTRSIKAAAKAYAVDLAIRMVDLTTLEGNDTPGKVRALAAKAQRPDPTDRDCPATAAVCVYPDMVATAREALALGGGASGVKVAAVATAFPSGRAARDIKLADTRDAVEAGADEIDMVIDRGAFLCGRYLDVYEEILAVREACARPDGEDAHLKVIFETGELQTYDNVRRASWLAMMAGAHFIKTSTGKVQPAATPPVTMVMLEAVRDFRAATGQMVGVKPAGGIRTTKDAIKYLVMVNEVAGPDWLDPDWFRFGASTLLNDLLMQRTKMTTGRYSGPDYVTVD; translated from the coding sequence GTGACTTTCACGGACTCAAGGGCGAGTTCGCCGTCCGGACCCCTCGTCGGCCACCTGGCCGACGCGACCACGTCCGAGGCCGCGCTGCGCCAGTTCCTGCACGGGCTGCCGGGCGTCGACCAGGTCGGCGCCGAGCAGCGCGCCGCCGGCCTCGGCACCCGCTCGATCAAGGCGGCCGCCAAGGCGTACGCCGTCGACCTGGCCATCCGGATGGTCGACCTGACCACCCTCGAGGGCAACGACACCCCCGGCAAGGTGCGGGCGCTGGCCGCCAAGGCCCAGCGGCCCGACCCCACGGACCGCGATTGCCCCGCCACCGCCGCGGTGTGCGTCTACCCCGACATGGTCGCCACCGCCCGCGAGGCGCTGGCGCTGGGCGGGGGCGCCTCGGGCGTCAAGGTCGCCGCCGTCGCGACCGCCTTCCCCAGCGGCCGCGCCGCCCGCGACATCAAGCTGGCCGACACCCGAGACGCCGTGGAGGCGGGCGCCGACGAGATCGACATGGTGATCGACCGCGGCGCCTTCCTGTGCGGGCGCTACCTCGACGTCTACGAGGAGATCCTCGCCGTGCGCGAGGCCTGCGCCCGGCCCGACGGCGAGGACGCCCACCTCAAGGTCATCTTCGAGACCGGTGAGCTGCAGACCTACGACAACGTCCGCCGCGCCAGCTGGCTGGCGATGATGGCCGGCGCCCACTTCATCAAGACCTCCACCGGCAAGGTGCAGCCCGCCGCCACTCCCCCGGTGACCATGGTGATGCTCGAGGCCGTGCGCGACTTCCGCGCCGCCACCGGCCAGATGGTCGGGGTCAAGCCCGCCGGCGGGATCCGCACCACCAAGGACGCGATCAAGTACCTCGTGATGGTCAACGAGGTCGCCGGACCCGACTGGCTCGACCCCGACTGGTTCCGCTTCGGCGCCTCGACGCTGCTCAACGACCTGCTGATGCAGCGCACCAAGATGACGACCGGCCGCTACAGCGGCCCCGACTACGTGACGGTGGACTGA
- a CDS encoding aldehyde dehydrogenase family protein has product MVFEYAPAPESTSVVHLEKSYGLFVNGEFVDGRGQGFATVNPATEEVLAEVAEADARDVDDAVKAARRAHSRVWGPMSGAERGKYLFRIARIIQERAREIAVLETLDNGKPIKEARDVDVPTAAAHFFYHAGWADKLEHAGLGTSPRSLGVAAQVIPWNFPFLMLAWKLAPALACGNTVVLKPAETTPLSALLFAEICQQADLPPGVVNILTGAGATGQALVGHDDVDKVAFTGSTEVGKAIARTVAGTTKKVTLELGGKAANIVYDDAPLDQAVEGIVDGIFFNQGHVCCAGSRLLVQESVAEDVLERLKRRMSTLRVGDPLDKNTDVGAINSPEQLARIRELAGIGEAEGAERWSPACELPERGYWFAPTIFTGVTQAHRIAREEIFGPVLSVLTFRTPKEAVEKANNTPYGLSAGVWSDKGSRTLWTAARLRAGVVWSNTFNKFDPTSPFGGYQESGYGREGGRHGLAAYMEESVR; this is encoded by the coding sequence ATGGTCTTCGAGTACGCCCCCGCCCCCGAGTCCACCTCGGTCGTCCACCTGGAGAAGTCCTACGGGCTCTTCGTCAACGGCGAGTTCGTCGACGGCCGCGGCCAGGGCTTCGCGACCGTCAACCCGGCCACCGAGGAGGTGCTCGCCGAGGTCGCCGAGGCCGACGCCCGCGACGTCGACGACGCCGTCAAGGCCGCCCGCCGCGCCCACAGCCGGGTCTGGGGGCCGATGAGCGGCGCCGAGCGCGGCAAGTACCTGTTCCGCATCGCCCGGATCATCCAGGAGCGTGCCCGCGAGATCGCCGTCCTGGAGACGCTCGACAACGGCAAGCCGATCAAGGAGGCCCGCGACGTCGACGTCCCCACCGCCGCGGCGCACTTCTTCTACCACGCCGGCTGGGCCGACAAGCTCGAGCACGCGGGGCTCGGCACCAGCCCCCGCTCGCTCGGCGTCGCCGCCCAGGTCATCCCGTGGAACTTCCCGTTCCTGATGCTGGCCTGGAAGCTCGCCCCGGCCCTGGCCTGCGGCAACACCGTCGTCCTGAAGCCGGCCGAGACCACGCCGCTGAGCGCGCTGCTCTTCGCCGAGATCTGCCAGCAGGCCGACCTGCCCCCGGGCGTGGTCAACATCCTCACCGGCGCGGGCGCCACCGGCCAGGCCCTGGTGGGCCACGACGACGTCGACAAGGTGGCCTTCACCGGCTCCACCGAGGTCGGCAAGGCGATCGCCCGCACGGTCGCCGGCACCACCAAGAAGGTGACCCTGGAGCTCGGCGGCAAGGCGGCCAACATCGTCTACGACGACGCCCCGCTCGACCAGGCGGTCGAGGGCATCGTCGACGGCATCTTCTTCAACCAGGGCCACGTGTGCTGCGCCGGCTCGCGGCTGCTGGTCCAGGAGTCGGTCGCCGAGGACGTCCTCGAGCGGCTCAAGCGCCGGATGTCGACGCTGCGCGTCGGCGACCCGCTCGACAAGAACACCGACGTCGGGGCCATCAACTCCCCCGAGCAGCTGGCCCGCATCCGCGAGCTCGCCGGCATCGGGGAGGCCGAGGGCGCCGAGCGCTGGTCGCCGGCGTGCGAGCTGCCCGAGCGCGGCTACTGGTTCGCCCCGACCATCTTCACCGGCGTCACCCAGGCCCACCGGATCGCCCGCGAGGAGATCTTCGGCCCGGTGCTCTCGGTGCTGACCTTCCGCACGCCCAAGGAGGCGGTCGAGAAGGCCAACAACACGCCGTACGGCCTCTCGGCCGGCGTCTGGTCCGACAAGGGCTCGCGCACGCTGTGGACCGCGGCGCGACTGCGGGCGGGCGTGGTGTGGTCCAACACGTTCAACAAGTTCGACCCGACCAGCCCGTTCGGCGGCTACCAGGAGTCCGGCTACGGCCGCGAGGGCGGCCGCCACGGCCTCGCGGCGTACATGGAGGAGAGCGTCCGATGA
- a CDS encoding Maf family protein, with the protein MARVPRLVLASASPARLKTLQDAGLSPEVVVSGVDEDQVPITGPADYTMKLAQLKAVAVASGQKQALVVGCDSMLALDGELLGKPSSEADAVERWKRMRGRSGVLHTGHCVIDTQREVWLARSAATQVRFAHVSDEEIAAYVATGEPAAVAGAFTLDGLGGAFVSGVTGDPHNVVGISLPLLRLMFDELGFTWTDFWGKRPPGR; encoded by the coding sequence GTGGCACGCGTCCCCCGCCTGGTGCTGGCCTCGGCCTCGCCCGCGCGCCTCAAGACCCTGCAGGACGCCGGCCTCTCCCCCGAGGTCGTCGTCAGCGGCGTCGACGAGGACCAGGTGCCGATCACCGGCCCGGCCGACTACACGATGAAGCTGGCCCAGCTCAAGGCCGTCGCCGTCGCCTCCGGCCAGAAGCAGGCCCTGGTCGTCGGCTGCGACTCCATGCTGGCCCTCGACGGCGAGCTCCTCGGCAAGCCCAGCAGCGAGGCCGACGCCGTCGAGCGCTGGAAGCGGATGCGCGGCCGCTCCGGCGTCCTGCACACCGGCCACTGCGTCATCGACACCCAGCGCGAGGTCTGGCTGGCCCGCTCGGCTGCGACCCAGGTCCGGTTCGCCCACGTCAGCGACGAGGAGATCGCGGCGTACGTCGCCACCGGCGAGCCCGCCGCCGTCGCCGGCGCCTTCACCCTCGACGGCCTCGGCGGGGCGTTCGTCTCCGGCGTCACCGGCGACCCCCACAACGTCGTCGGCATCAGCCTCCCCCTGCTCCGCCTGATGTTCGACGAGCTCGGGTTCACCTGGACGGACTTCTGGGGGAAGCGGCCGCCGGGCCGCTGA